GTCGACCCCCTTAGCCCGGAGAACAAGCTGATAATATCTCCCGGCCCGCTGAGCGGGACGAGCGCCCCGACAGGTGGAAGGTACAACGTTGTTACGAAGAGCCCGGCCACAGGTTTCATAACCATGTCCAACTCCGGAGGATACTTCGGCGCCGAACTCAAGTTCGCTGGCTACGATGCGATAGTGATCGAGGGCAAAGCAGAGAATCCCGTTTACATCTACATAAAGGACGAGAACGTCGAAATCCGTGATGCGAGTCACCTCTGGGGCAAGCTCGTGAGCGAGACTGAGGAGACCCTGAGAAAGGAGATAGGAGGCAAGAAGCTCAGGATAGCCTCCATAGGCCCGGCGGGAGAGAACCTCGTTAAGTTCGCTGCCGTTATGAACGATGGGCACAGGGCCGCGGCAAGGGCCGGTGTTGGAGCCGTAATGGGAAGCAAGAACCTCAAGGCTATAGCCGTTGAGGGAAGCAAGACCGTACCAATAGCGGACAGGCATAAGTTCATGCTAACGATCAGAGAGAAGATAAACAAGCTCAGAAACGATCCCGTGGCCGGGGGAGGGCTGCCGAAATACGGTACCGCCGTTCTGGTCAACATAATCAACGAAAACGGTCTTTATCCAACGAGGAACTTCCAGACGGGAGTTTACGAGTACGCCGAAGAACAGAGCGGTGAGGCGATGGCGGCAAAGTATCTGATCAGGAACCAGCCGTGCTACGCCTGTCCGATAGGCTGTGGCAGGGTGAACAAACTCCCAACGGGTGGCGTTACGGAAGGACCCGAGTACGAGAGCACATGGGCCTTTGGAGCGAACCTCGGCATAAACGACCTCGCAAGCATAATAGAGGCAAACCACATGTGCGACGAGCTCGGGCTCGACACCATCTCAACAGGTGGAACCCTCGCAACGGCCATGGAGCTCTATGAGAAGGGAATCCTAAAGGATGAGGACCTCGGGGACGCTCCGCCCTTCAGATGGGGCAACACGGAGGTTCTCCACTACTACATCGAGAAGATCGCAAGGAGAGAGGGCTTCGGTGACAAGCTCGCTGAGGGCGGATACCGCCTTGCAGAGAGCTACGGCCATCCGGAGTACTCCATGAGCGTCAAGAAGCTTGAACTTCCAGCTTACGATCCGAGGGGAGCCGAGGGACACGGCCTTGGTTATGCAACGAACAACCGCGGTGGCTGCCACATAAAGAACTACATGATAAGCCCGGAGATACTCGGCTATCCCTACAAGATGGATCCGCACGATGTAAGCGACGATAAGATCAGGATGTTACTCCTCTTCCAGGATCTCACCGCCATAATTGACGCGGCCGGTCTGTGCGTCTTCACGACCTTCGGTCTCGGACCCGATGATTACCGCGACATGCTCAACGCGGCCCTCGGTTGGGACTTCTCAACGGAGGAGTACCTCAAGATAGGAGAGCGTATCTGGAACGCCGAGCGCATCTTTAACCTCAAGGCCGGCCTTGACCCTGCTAAGGACGATACACTGCCAAAGCGCTTCCTCGAGGAGCCCATGCCCGAGGGACCGAACAAGGGATACGTGGTCAGGCTCAAGGAGATGCTGCCCCGCTACTACAGGATGCGCGGCTGGACGGAGGACGGAAGGGTTACAAAGGAGAAGGCCGAGGAGCTCGGGATCGCTGAGTTCCTTTGATTTTCTTTCCCATCTTTGTCCAGCAACGTTTTTATACTGCTATCCCCGTATTATCCTAATCGCCGGAACTGAAACGTTCGGGTCCCCTAACGGGTGGTGGATGAGGTGGAAAAAGAGGTCGATAGGGAGTACACCTTCACGCTCTGGGACGGCAAGGTCATCGTGAGACCCAAACTCGACATGAAGTACCTCTACATAGAGACAACGAGCAGGTGTAACCTTCACTGTGAGATGTGCTTCAAGCAGTACTGGGAAGATACCGAGGGAGATATGGATTACGAACTTTTCCTCAAGATACTCGACGATGCTGAGGAGTTTCCGAACCTTGAGATGATATACTTCGGTGGGATCGGCGAGCCTTCGGTCCATCCCCGCTTCATGGACATGGTTCGTGAGGTGAAGAGGCGCGGTTTCGCCCTCGGGATGAGCACCAACGGGACCCTTCTAACGGACAGCATGTTGAGGGAGTTCTCGGAGCTTGGCGTTGAGCTGGTGTACTTCTCAATGGACACCGTTCCAACCGCTCAGAACGCTCTAACCCTCGGGCACATAGCGGCTGCGGTAACCGCGGAGAAGATAAGGAAGCTCGTGAAGTACCGGGAGGAGACAGGAACCCACAAACCGAGCATAGGGGTTGAGGTGGTTGTAACGAAGGAAAATTACAGGGAACTCCCGGAACTCGCAAGATACCTCAGGGATTTGAAGGTTGATGCAATGCTCGTCTCCAACCTCCTTCCCATGACGGAGGAACAGGTGAAGGATATCGTTTACGATGGAAGCGTTGACATGAGGCCCATAGTTGACGAGCTCTACAAGATAGCCAACTCCGGGCTCTACATCAAGCTCCCCAACTTCGAGCTCAAAACCGAGAGGCAGTGTGACTTCGACGAGAACAACGTCGCGGTCGTGAGGTGGGACGGGGAGGTCTCACCGTGCTACCGCTTCCTCCACTCCTACCACGAATACATCTTCGGCAGAAAGAAGAGGGTAAACGCCTACTCCTTCGGCAACGTTCGTGAAAAGAGCCTTGCGGAGATATGGACGGGTGAAAAATACACATGGTTCCGCTTTACGATGAAGAACTACATGTATCCATCCTGCACCGACTGCGAACTCAGGGATGCGTGCGATTTCGTTAAGACGAGTGACATAGACTGCTGGGGCAACGAGCCGAGCTGTGCCGACTGCCTCTGGGCGAGGAGATTAGTCCTCTGTCCCATTCCGCAGCACATGTTTGGAAAGTTCTTCTGACCCCCTCTCCAAAGAATCAAATACGTGCCGCTGTTTTGATGGGAAGGGAGACTATTATTGTGGGTAAAAAATTGGAAAACCTCACTAAATACTGAGATCAAAAAGCTCCAGTGCTTATGCCACAGATCTTTGCAAAGGGACAGATCGAACAATCTTCAGTGTAGGGCTCCAGAGAGGGCTCACCCTTGACCGCTTTGGTTATTTCCTTCGCCTTTTTCATATCCTCATCCTCCCCCTCAAGGACGAGCGTCACGCTTCCTTCCGCTCCTCCAGCACCGCCGGCCGCTATTGGAAGAGCTTCCACGTTCGCCAGTATTTCGTAAGCCTCAATCTCGGTTATGGGTACTGCGTGGGGAATCGGAACCAGTGCCGCATACAACCCGGTGCCCCAGTCAAAAGAGATGATGCGGCCGGGATAATAGCGAAAGTGCCCGGAGTTGTATCGGTTTCTCCGACGAGGGTGATGGAGTATGAGAACGTCCCTTCCTATCTTGGAGAAGCTCTTAGGGGACAAATTCATCATCGGGATCG
The window above is part of the Thermococcus sp. P6 genome. Proteins encoded here:
- the aor gene encoding aldehyde ferredoxin oxidoreductase, producing the protein MYGNWGKFLRVNLSTGEVKVEEYDEELAKKWLGSRGLAIYLLLKEMDPKVDPLSPENKLIISPGPLSGTSAPTGGRYNVVTKSPATGFITMSNSGGYFGAELKFAGYDAIVIEGKAENPVYIYIKDENVEIRDASHLWGKLVSETEETLRKEIGGKKLRIASIGPAGENLVKFAAVMNDGHRAAARAGVGAVMGSKNLKAIAVEGSKTVPIADRHKFMLTIREKINKLRNDPVAGGGLPKYGTAVLVNIINENGLYPTRNFQTGVYEYAEEQSGEAMAAKYLIRNQPCYACPIGCGRVNKLPTGGVTEGPEYESTWAFGANLGINDLASIIEANHMCDELGLDTISTGGTLATAMELYEKGILKDEDLGDAPPFRWGNTEVLHYYIEKIARREGFGDKLAEGGYRLAESYGHPEYSMSVKKLELPAYDPRGAEGHGLGYATNNRGGCHIKNYMISPEILGYPYKMDPHDVSDDKIRMLLLFQDLTAIIDAAGLCVFTTFGLGPDDYRDMLNAALGWDFSTEEYLKIGERIWNAERIFNLKAGLDPAKDDTLPKRFLEEPMPEGPNKGYVVRLKEMLPRYYRMRGWTEDGRVTKEKAEELGIAEFL
- a CDS encoding tungsten cofactor oxidoreductase radical SAM maturase, whose product is MEKEVDREYTFTLWDGKVIVRPKLDMKYLYIETTSRCNLHCEMCFKQYWEDTEGDMDYELFLKILDDAEEFPNLEMIYFGGIGEPSVHPRFMDMVREVKRRGFALGMSTNGTLLTDSMLREFSELGVELVYFSMDTVPTAQNALTLGHIAAAVTAEKIRKLVKYREETGTHKPSIGVEVVVTKENYRELPELARYLRDLKVDAMLVSNLLPMTEEQVKDIVYDGSVDMRPIVDELYKIANSGLYIKLPNFELKTERQCDFDENNVAVVRWDGEVSPCYRFLHSYHEYIFGRKKRVNAYSFGNVREKSLAEIWTGEKYTWFRFTMKNYMYPSCTDCELRDACDFVKTSDIDCWGNEPSCADCLWARRLVLCPIPQHMFGKFF